In a genomic window of Nocardia fluminea:
- a CDS encoding GvpL/GvpF family gas vesicle protein, giving the protein MATDATAVYVYGIVPADVEPEPHATGVGDPPGEIAVVRHGEIAALVSTLSSDRALGTPQDLTAHAELLDGSATVAPVLPLRFGAVMTDAEAVESELLAANEAEFRAALAELEGRGQFVIKARYVEDTLLRELLEENAEAARLREEIRDKPPDATRNERIALGELINQAIEAKRAEDTRTVLAELERLDPLVNQRAPTDDEDAVHLAVLIDLDRQPELEETLRGLAENWDDRVDVNLLGPMAAYDFVSAPNPAR; this is encoded by the coding sequence ATGGCTACCGACGCGACCGCTGTCTACGTCTACGGCATCGTTCCCGCCGACGTAGAACCCGAGCCCCACGCCACCGGTGTCGGTGATCCCCCGGGGGAGATCGCGGTGGTGCGCCACGGCGAGATCGCCGCGCTGGTCAGCACGCTCAGCTCTGATCGGGCCCTCGGCACACCCCAGGACCTCACCGCCCACGCCGAACTCCTCGACGGTTCGGCCACCGTCGCCCCCGTGCTGCCCTTGCGCTTCGGTGCGGTCATGACCGACGCCGAAGCGGTGGAGAGCGAACTGCTCGCGGCGAACGAGGCCGAGTTCCGTGCCGCGCTGGCCGAACTGGAGGGCCGCGGCCAGTTCGTGATCAAGGCCCGTTATGTCGAGGACACCCTCCTGCGGGAACTGCTCGAGGAGAACGCCGAAGCCGCCCGGCTGCGGGAGGAGATCCGCGACAAACCGCCGGACGCCACCCGCAACGAGCGAATCGCGCTGGGCGAGCTGATCAATCAGGCGATCGAGGCCAAACGAGCCGAGGACACCCGCACGGTGCTCGCCGAACTCGAAAGACTCGACCCACTGGTCAATCAGCGCGCGCCCACCGACGATGAGGACGCCGTTCACCTCGCGGTGCTGATCGACCTGGACAGGCAACCAGAGCTCGAGGAAACGCTGCGTGGGCTCGCCGAAAACTGGGACGACCGAGTCGACGTGAACCTGCTCGGACCGATGGCCGCCTACGACTTCGTGTCCGCACCGAACCCGGCGAGGTGA